Proteins from one Mucilaginibacter jinjuensis genomic window:
- a CDS encoding purine-nucleoside phosphorylase: MLENIERTAAYIKNRIGDFEPEIGIILGTGLGGLVNEIEVEKQLLYANIPDFPISTLEFHSGKLIFGTLSGKKVVAMQGRLHYYEGYNMQQIIFPVRVMKWLGIKTLFVSNASGALNPDYRKGDLMIINDHINLQPHNPLIGANEEEIGSRFPDMSEPYKLNLIEKALDIAKANNITCHKGVYVAVTGPSLETRAEYRYLRIIGGDAVGMSTVPEVIAANHMGLPVFAVSVLTDEGFPDTLKPVSIDDILAVAHEAEPKMTQILKELIAGLDA, encoded by the coding sequence ATGTTAGAAAATATAGAACGCACAGCAGCGTACATTAAAAACCGCATCGGCGATTTTGAGCCGGAAATAGGCATTATTTTAGGCACCGGTTTAGGTGGCCTGGTTAACGAGATTGAGGTAGAAAAGCAATTGCTTTATGCCAATATCCCCGATTTTCCGATCTCTACCTTAGAATTCCATTCGGGTAAATTGATATTCGGTACGCTATCTGGTAAAAAGGTAGTGGCTATGCAGGGCCGTTTACACTATTACGAAGGTTATAATATGCAGCAAATTATTTTCCCGGTTAGGGTGATGAAATGGCTGGGTATTAAAACCCTGTTTGTATCAAATGCCAGCGGTGCGCTTAATCCCGATTATAGAAAAGGCGATCTGATGATCATTAACGATCACATTAACCTGCAGCCGCATAACCCGCTGATTGGTGCTAATGAAGAGGAAATTGGTTCGCGTTTCCCTGACATGAGCGAGCCTTACAAATTAAACCTGATAGAAAAGGCGCTTGATATTGCAAAAGCCAATAATATAACCTGCCATAAAGGCGTTTATGTAGCCGTAACCGGCCCGAGTTTGGAAACCCGCGCCGAGTACAGATACTTACGTATTATAGGTGGTGATGCTGTTGGGATGAGTACCGTGCCCGAAGTTATTGCTGCAAACCACATGGGTTTACCTGTTTTTGCCGTGTCTGTACTAACTGATGAGGGTTTCCCTGATACATTAAAGCCGGTTTCTATTGATGATATACTGGCCGTTGCACACGAGGCCGAACCCAAAATGACACAAATACTTAAAGAACTGATTGCCGGCCTTGATGCTTAA
- a CDS encoding putative porin — translation MLKKLKYFLLLLICMQAVSVMAQVSTYPTYPGQQQQGYIRDTSTRAPAKKLTDEQMMDTLRKKEDHKKDTVIFSSKYVKVTNEHLLSDSTQVFALDTGLVNFENSNPLYQPRSPRIGLGITGLAQRPLLYEPVKSIGFDVGQHSLDPYLLNPADIQYYRARVAYTNLSLYTGGGAGQMFKLVHTQNIKPNWNLGLMFNTIGSKGYYLRQGVSDINAGLFSWYESKSKRYNMLANLLFNTLKAQENGGLQNDNIFITGPSGLDGSDDPVKLNGTSTAWVTKGLYIKQFYYLGRIDSMRKGSDTSKVLPTNRVSHTFYYGTQQYKFLQNDPDTYRVFPDYYFSSHNSRDSLYIQHLQNVFTYSFYLRGKSNSFVKNELKVDLGLAYDYYHYSQSVLDSVVNNFGAKITQGVTKSEGNFQNATLKAKLGYRFSDKMGLDADFQQVAEGYNFGDFLYDVKLNLSGGKKAGRIVLEAYSQSNKAPFVYTNWISNHYIFTGNSFSNQKTTSVSFNYINNLLRLDFKAEYFLINDYLYFAAQPGGIDATPMQAGTPISLLKLSIGKNLTWRRWHFDNYVVYQKTDNATIMRTPDLYTYSSIYYARLLFNVLNSNIGFNVRYNTPYTAPSYAVGLGQFYNGPDVTFTSYPVVSVFAKGTLFRTNLYVQYDYADQGLFSKGFYTVNRYPMFNHQLKFGVSWTFYN, via the coding sequence ATGCTTAAAAAGCTGAAATATTTTTTATTGCTGCTCATCTGTATGCAGGCGGTATCGGTAATGGCGCAGGTTAGCACTTACCCTACTTATCCCGGCCAGCAGCAACAGGGCTATATACGCGATACCAGTACCAGGGCCCCTGCCAAGAAATTGACAGACGAGCAGATGATGGATACCTTGCGTAAAAAGGAAGATCATAAAAAGGATACTGTAATTTTTAGCTCGAAGTATGTTAAGGTAACTAATGAGCATTTGTTATCAGACAGTACCCAGGTTTTTGCATTAGATACCGGCCTGGTAAACTTCGAAAACTCTAACCCGCTATACCAGCCGCGCAGCCCGCGTATTGGGTTGGGCATTACAGGTTTGGCGCAACGCCCTTTACTTTACGAACCCGTTAAAAGCATAGGTTTCGATGTAGGGCAGCACTCGCTCGATCCTTATTTGCTTAACCCGGCCGATATACAATATTACCGGGCACGTGTGGCTTATACCAACCTGAGTTTGTACACAGGTGGCGGGGCAGGGCAAATGTTTAAACTGGTTCACACCCAAAACATTAAACCCAACTGGAACCTGGGCTTAATGTTTAATACAATTGGATCTAAGGGATATTACCTGCGGCAGGGGGTAAGTGATATAAATGCCGGCCTTTTTAGCTGGTACGAATCGAAAAGCAAGCGGTATAATATGCTTGCCAATTTGCTGTTTAATACCCTTAAAGCACAGGAAAATGGCGGGCTGCAGAATGATAACATATTTATAACCGGCCCTTCCGGCTTAGACGGTAGTGACGACCCTGTGAAGTTAAACGGTACTTCAACCGCCTGGGTAACCAAAGGTTTATACATTAAGCAGTTTTATTATCTCGGCCGTATTGATAGTATGCGCAAGGGTTCTGATACTTCTAAAGTATTGCCTACCAATCGGGTATCGCATACTTTTTATTATGGTACGCAGCAATATAAGTTTTTGCAGAACGACCCGGATACTTATCGCGTGTTTCCCGATTATTATTTTAGTTCACATAACTCGCGCGATTCATTATACATCCAGCACCTGCAAAACGTATTTACCTACTCTTTTTATCTGAGAGGTAAATCAAACAGCTTTGTGAAAAATGAGCTTAAGGTAGATCTGGGCCTGGCTTATGATTATTATCATTACAGCCAAAGCGTGCTCGATTCGGTAGTTAACAACTTCGGTGCTAAAATTACGCAGGGGGTAACCAAGTCAGAAGGTAACTTCCAGAATGCTACATTGAAAGCCAAGCTGGGTTACCGCTTTAGCGATAAAATGGGTCTGGATGCCGATTTTCAACAAGTGGCCGAAGGTTATAACTTTGGCGATTTTCTGTACGATGTTAAGCTAAATCTGTCTGGGGGTAAAAAGGCGGGGCGTATTGTGCTCGAAGCTTATTCGCAAAGTAATAAAGCACCATTTGTTTATACCAACTGGATCTCTAACCATTATATATTTACGGGCAATAGTTTCAGCAACCAAAAAACTACCAGTGTATCATTTAATTACATTAATAACCTGCTGCGCCTTGATTTTAAGGCCGAATATTTCCTGATTAATGATTACCTGTATTTTGCTGCCCAACCCGGCGGCATTGATGCCACCCCAATGCAGGCCGGCACACCTATCAGCTTATTGAAATTAAGTATCGGCAAAAATTTAACCTGGCGCAGGTGGCATTTTGATAACTATGTGGTGTACCAGAAAACTGATAACGCCACTATAATGCGCACGCCCGATCTGTATACCTACAGCAGCATATATTATGCCCGTTTATTGTTTAACGTTCTTAATTCAAATATTGGTTTTAATGTACGATACAACACACCATACACCGCGCCATCGTACGCGGTTGGCTTAGGCCAGTTTTATAACGGCCCCGATGTAACATTTACTTCATACCCGGTTGTATCGGTGTTTGCCAAAGGCACACTGTTCCGTACCAACCTGTATGTACAATATGATTATGCCGATCAGGGCTTATTCAGCAAAGGCTTTTATACTGTAAACCGCTACCCGATGTTTAATCACCAATTGAAGTTTGGTGTGAGTTGGACGTTCTATAATTAA
- a CDS encoding asparagine synthetase B: MDEVQKDHLKSYGIAFWVLKNNQEVDWLLNYRGGSFMMVYSKAIEDECKVRGVSFEVLADAKVNAILNEISDPSVNMDMVKLEKAPKMAVYSPKNKLPWDDAVTLVLKYAEIPYDVVYDEEVIRGDLPKYDWLHLHHEDFTGQYSKFYGAFRYAPWYVDDVKGQEALAHKLGFKKVSQMKLAVAQHIRDFCSGGGFLFAMCSGTDTFDIALAAANTDICESMFDGDPADPQAQSKLDFTQTFAFKNFTLDQNPISHSFSNIDVTPTRQIDRTNDFFTLFDFSAKWDVVPSMLTQDHDKVIKGFMGLTTAFNKNMLKPGVTVMGEMKTANEARYIHGEYGKGQWTFYGGHDPEDYQHAVGDPPTDLKLHPNSPGYRLILNNVLFPAAKKKKQKT, from the coding sequence ATGGATGAGGTACAGAAAGATCACTTGAAATCGTACGGTATCGCTTTCTGGGTATTGAAGAACAACCAGGAGGTGGACTGGCTGCTTAACTATCGCGGCGGCAGTTTTATGATGGTTTATAGTAAGGCTATTGAGGATGAATGCAAGGTTCGCGGCGTAAGCTTCGAAGTGCTGGCCGATGCAAAGGTGAACGCTATACTGAACGAGATCAGCGACCCATCTGTTAACATGGACATGGTGAAACTAGAAAAAGCACCTAAAATGGCCGTGTATTCGCCTAAAAATAAACTCCCCTGGGATGATGCCGTTACCCTTGTTTTAAAATATGCTGAGATCCCCTACGATGTGGTATATGATGAAGAAGTAATTCGCGGCGATTTACCTAAATACGACTGGCTGCACCTGCATCACGAAGATTTTACTGGTCAGTACAGCAAATTCTACGGTGCCTTTAGATATGCCCCCTGGTATGTAGATGACGTGAAAGGACAGGAAGCACTGGCGCATAAACTGGGTTTTAAAAAGGTATCACAAATGAAACTGGCCGTTGCACAGCATATCCGCGATTTCTGTTCTGGCGGTGGCTTTCTGTTCGCCATGTGCTCGGGCACCGATACTTTTGATATTGCTCTGGCTGCGGCTAATACCGACATCTGCGAATCCATGTTTGACGGTGACCCTGCCGATCCGCAGGCGCAAAGCAAACTGGATTTTACGCAAACTTTTGCCTTCAAAAACTTTACGCTGGATCAGAACCCTATTTCTCACTCTTTCAGTAATATCGATGTAACCCCTACCCGGCAGATAGACCGCACCAACGATTTTTTTACGCTGTTTGATTTCTCTGCCAAATGGGATGTGGTACCTAGTATGCTCACCCAGGATCATGACAAGGTGATTAAAGGCTTTATGGGCTTAACTACTGCCTTCAATAAAAACATGCTAAAACCCGGCGTTACCGTAATGGGCGAAATGAAAACCGCCAACGAAGCACGTTACATCCACGGCGAATACGGCAAAGGCCAATGGACTTTCTACGGCGGCCACGACCCCGAAGATTACCAGCACGCCGTAGGCGACCCGCCAACAGATCTTAAACTGCACCCCAACTCGCCGGGATACCGTTTGATATTAAATAATGTATTGTTCCCTGCGGCGAAGAAGAAGAAACAGAAAACATAG
- a CDS encoding peptidylprolyl isomerase, with product MSKAIIKTEKGDMTVQFYDQDAPNTVANFLGLAKSGFYDGVTFHRVIPNFVIQGGDPTGTGAGGSGKRIDCELTGGNQYHDRGVLSMAHAGRNTGSSQFFICHSRDNTAHLDRNHTVFGKVIENVEVVDAIRQGDKITGIEIIEE from the coding sequence ATGAGCAAAGCAATAATCAAAACCGAAAAAGGTGATATGACCGTTCAGTTTTACGATCAGGACGCACCAAATACAGTAGCTAACTTTTTAGGTTTAGCAAAATCAGGATTTTACGATGGTGTAACTTTTCACCGTGTGATCCCTAACTTCGTTATCCAGGGTGGCGACCCAACCGGTACAGGTGCAGGTGGTTCTGGTAAAAGAATTGATTGCGAGTTAACAGGCGGTAACCAATACCACGATCGTGGCGTTTTATCAATGGCACATGCTGGCCGTAACACCGGCAGCTCTCAGTTTTTTATCTGCCACAGCCGCGATAATACTGCACACTTAGACCGTAACCACACCGTTTTTGGTAAAGTAATTGAAAACGTTGAAGTGGTTGACGCTATCCGCCAGGGCGATAAAATCACCGGCATTGAAATAATTGAAGAATAA
- a CDS encoding DUF5606 domain-containing protein — protein MNLHGIVAVSGKPGLWKALAQNKTGFVLESLDAQKTKLVVNVSTAKLAALDEITIFGTDEDIKLTDVLNTMKASATEAPDAKADGKKLREYFYEIAPDHDEQRVYSSDIKKVLTWFHLLKERPEFNEEPAAPATEETAE, from the coding sequence ATGAATTTACACGGAATAGTAGCCGTATCGGGCAAACCAGGATTGTGGAAAGCTTTGGCTCAAAACAAAACCGGCTTTGTTTTAGAAAGCCTTGATGCGCAGAAAACCAAATTAGTGGTTAACGTTTCTACAGCTAAACTGGCTGCATTAGACGAGATCACCATTTTTGGTACAGACGAAGATATTAAGCTTACAGATGTTTTGAATACCATGAAAGCATCTGCAACAGAAGCACCTGACGCTAAAGCCGACGGTAAAAAATTGCGCGAATACTTTTATGAAATAGCGCCAGACCACGACGAACAACGTGTTTATAGTTCTGACATTAAGAAAGTACTAACCTGGTTCCACTTACTAAAAGAAAGACCAGAGTTTAACGAAGAGCCGGCTGCACCTGCAACGGAAGAAACTGCCGAGTAA
- a CDS encoding cation diffusion facilitator family transporter — MAHDHGHSHGHDHSHGFGHHHDHAPKLDHLNKAFIWGIILNSAFVIIEVVVGFMQGSLSLLTDAGHNVSDIASLALALLAFKLTKVSANEKYTYGYKRSTIMVSLFNAIILLVSIGFIVYEAIIRFTHPHPLEGGTIAWVALIGIGVNGFTAYLFVQDKDKDINVKGAYLHMAMDAIVSLGVVISGVIIYFTHWYVIDSIVSLIIAVVILGGTWGLLKHSIRLEMDGVPAEMDIKKIKQELMKAKGVADIHHIHVWALSTTENALTAHVVINPDDISLFDKIKHDLRHRLEHLDITHSTFEAEFVNEKCQQQEGC; from the coding sequence ATGGCACACGACCACGGACATTCGCATGGGCACGACCACTCACACGGGTTTGGACATCATCACGATCACGCTCCTAAGCTCGATCATTTAAATAAAGCTTTCATTTGGGGTATTATCCTTAATTCGGCATTTGTAATTATCGAAGTTGTTGTGGGCTTTATGCAAGGCTCACTTTCCCTGCTTACCGATGCAGGCCATAACGTAAGTGATATTGCCAGTTTAGCATTAGCCTTACTGGCTTTTAAGCTAACCAAGGTTAGCGCTAATGAGAAATATACTTACGGTTACAAACGCTCTACCATTATGGTTTCGTTGTTTAACGCCATTATCTTACTGGTTTCAATAGGCTTTATTGTTTACGAGGCTATAATCCGCTTTACGCACCCACACCCTTTAGAAGGTGGTACCATTGCCTGGGTTGCCCTAATTGGTATTGGCGTTAACGGTTTTACAGCCTACTTATTTGTACAGGATAAAGACAAAGATATTAATGTTAAAGGCGCTTACCTGCACATGGCTATGGATGCTATTGTATCGCTGGGTGTAGTTATCTCTGGTGTTATTATTTACTTTACCCACTGGTATGTGATAGATAGTATTGTAAGCTTAATTATTGCCGTTGTTATACTAGGCGGCACCTGGGGTTTGCTTAAACACAGTATCCGTTTAGAGATGGATGGTGTACCTGCAGAAATGGACATCAAAAAGATTAAGCAGGAGCTCATGAAAGCCAAAGGTGTAGCAGATATTCACCACATACACGTTTGGGCCTTAAGCACCACCGAAAACGCGCTTACCGCACACGTGGTGATTAACCCCGATGATATTTCGCTATTCGATAAAATTAAACATGATCTGCGCCACCGGTTGGAGCACTTAGATATTACCCACTCTACCTTCGAGGCCGAGTTTGTTAACGAGAAATGTCAGCAGCAGGAAGGGTGTTGA
- a CDS encoding aspartyl/asparaginyl beta-hydroxylase domain-containing protein — translation MNDILHELFSVKFIILYSLIIATIIIHYRGKVRYKFFRQLTDHSTFMAPINVPMYALSAVENKPYINSAPFPELNLLKENWQTIRDEAILLEREELIKGSDKYNDIGFNSFFRRGWKRFYLKWYGNFHPSAEKYCPKTVELLRNTPSIKAAMFAVLPAGSQLMQHRDPYAGSLRYHLGLITPNSEACHIVVDGQTYAWKDGDDVLFDETYIHHAQNQTDMDRLILFCDVERPVKTMFGRGWNRFFGWFVMSAATSPNMGEDKTGNLNKIFKYVYSIRLVGKKLKAYNELLYYAVKYTLMLLILYALFLRHVI, via the coding sequence ATGAACGACATTTTACACGAGCTGTTTTCGGTGAAATTCATCATTCTGTACAGCCTCATTATCGCCACCATTATTATTCATTACCGTGGTAAGGTACGTTACAAATTCTTCCGTCAATTAACAGATCATTCTACCTTTATGGCGCCTATCAATGTGCCCATGTATGCCTTATCAGCGGTAGAAAACAAACCTTATATTAATTCGGCACCATTCCCCGAATTGAATCTGCTTAAAGAAAACTGGCAAACTATAAGGGACGAAGCCATTTTGCTCGAACGTGAAGAACTCATTAAAGGATCAGATAAATACAACGATATTGGCTTCAACTCCTTTTTCCGCCGTGGATGGAAACGCTTTTATCTGAAATGGTACGGTAACTTTCACCCTTCTGCCGAAAAGTATTGTCCAAAGACAGTAGAGTTGCTTAGAAATACACCGAGCATTAAAGCTGCCATGTTTGCTGTATTACCTGCAGGCAGTCAGTTGATGCAGCACCGCGACCCTTATGCAGGATCGTTGCGTTATCATTTGGGGTTAATTACACCGAATTCTGAAGCCTGCCATATCGTAGTTGATGGCCAAACCTATGCCTGGAAAGATGGCGATGATGTGTTGTTTGATGAAACCTATATCCATCATGCCCAAAACCAGACTGACATGGACAGGCTCATTTTATTCTGCGATGTTGAGCGCCCGGTTAAAACCATGTTTGGCCGGGGCTGGAATAGGTTTTTCGGCTGGTTTGTAATGTCGGCAGCAACATCGCCCAATATGGGTGAGGATAAAACAGGCAACCTTAACAAGATCTTTAAATACGTTTACTCCATCAGGCTGGTGGGTAAAAAATTAAAAGCCTATAACGAGCTATTGTATTACGCGGTAAAATACACATTGATGCTATTGATATTGTACGCGCTGTTTTTGAGGCATGTAATCTAA
- the rlmH gene encoding 23S rRNA (pseudouridine(1915)-N(3))-methyltransferase RlmH translates to MKITLLTVGKTEDAYLKEGIDKYIKRLKHYIKLDIIDLPELKNTKALTTDQQKTKEAELILKKLSNTDYVILLDEKGMELTSTQFSAYLDKKAIGSVQNLVFIIGGPYGFDQSVYQRANDKMSLSRMTFSHQMVRLFFIEQLYRAYTILKGEPYHHE, encoded by the coding sequence ATGAAGATTACCCTGCTCACCGTTGGAAAAACCGAAGATGCCTACCTCAAAGAAGGCATCGATAAATATATTAAACGACTGAAGCATTATATTAAGCTGGACATTATTGATCTGCCCGAGCTGAAGAATACCAAAGCCCTCACCACTGATCAGCAGAAAACAAAAGAAGCAGAGTTGATTTTAAAGAAACTCAGTAATACTGATTATGTGATATTGCTGGATGAAAAAGGCATGGAGCTTACCTCCACACAATTTTCGGCTTATCTTGATAAAAAAGCGATTGGCTCGGTACAAAACCTGGTATTTATAATCGGCGGGCCTTATGGTTTCGATCAATCAGTTTACCAGCGGGCTAACGATAAAATGTCCCTTTCGCGGATGACGTTCTCGCATCAAATGGTTCGTTTGTTTTTTATTGAACAGTTGTACCGTGCCTATACGATATTAAAGGGTGAACCTTACCACCACGAGTAA
- a CDS encoding TonB-dependent receptor domain-containing protein: MKRILLLFAIFCTVLSAKAQMGVGGGATITGRISGTVIDSLSGKPLDYATVSIFRSGGKVPLNGVLTDSKGVFKLDIKPGNYKLAISYIGYPTKVIDPVLTTGSKPDKNIGSIMVSPGAKALKEVVVTGKTSLVESRIDKIVFNAEKDITSTGGNATDVLQKVPLVAVDINGNVSVRGDQNVRVLINGKPSGAMSASLSDVLKTIPADQIKSVEVITSPSAKYDAEGSAGIINIITKQKNMSGFSGSVSGGVGTRQNNGNLNLNYNKNRFSLSANIGGNYTWPQKSTTTFNQSFTNSGNINSNSESTIKRFASIGSVTASYDVNNYNSFTSTIRLNKGGFNNSGLTQTTQAGFADPTQNVAYSSPTSSHNSFGGFDWSADYTHKFKKEGHELTFSGQWSHSIINTDYSNQYLNTTLKENQKGKNDGTNDEYTFQADYTLPVTKAFKFEAGGKTILRRLSSDYEVYNDPTYSGNYIFDNLNSNTYGYNQNVVAGYSVFTVTLPKGYSLIGGARVENTDIKGNPTDNATQLNLVPFTQNYTTFIPSFTVQKALTPTSTIKLSYSKRIQRPSLTYLNPFINKANFQSQSEGSPRLSPEISQTVELNYNTFIGSSIINASVYYKHTGDMIENLSNSVIDVNPTNGDSVNVTRSKYVNVGVNNSWGASIFGSVNPVKAITLRGSINAYTYNPTPYALYTSQLSQSGVYVQYTAFVSVSADLGKGYVAEGFGFTNSPRRTIQGTSPTFSMYAFGAKKQLWNKKASIGLNTVTPFSKDKYFKQNISNANFSQTSSTAFPFRSFGVTFSYNFGKVSFTADKKKINNDDTKQGDQGGGGIPAGGNN, encoded by the coding sequence ATGAAACGTATACTTTTACTTTTTGCAATATTCTGTACTGTACTATCGGCTAAGGCCCAGATGGGTGTGGGTGGCGGTGCAACCATCACCGGACGGATCTCTGGTACGGTGATCGACTCCCTATCCGGCAAACCGCTGGACTATGCTACTGTCAGCATTTTCCGTAGTGGTGGCAAGGTGCCGCTTAACGGGGTACTAACCGACTCGAAAGGAGTTTTTAAACTGGACATTAAGCCCGGCAACTATAAACTGGCCATCAGCTATATTGGCTACCCAACCAAGGTGATTGATCCTGTATTAACCACAGGTTCAAAGCCTGATAAAAACATTGGTTCTATCATGGTATCTCCAGGTGCCAAAGCTTTGAAAGAAGTTGTGGTAACCGGCAAAACCTCATTGGTTGAAAGCCGTATCGATAAAATCGTTTTCAATGCCGAGAAAGATATTACCTCAACCGGTGGTAACGCTACTGACGTATTACAGAAAGTACCATTGGTAGCTGTTGATATCAACGGTAACGTATCAGTACGCGGTGATCAAAACGTGCGTGTATTAATCAACGGTAAACCATCAGGCGCTATGTCGGCCAGCTTATCGGATGTATTGAAAACCATCCCTGCCGATCAGATTAAAAGCGTAGAAGTAATTACCTCACCTTCGGCAAAATATGATGCAGAAGGTTCGGCAGGTATCATCAACATCATCACCAAACAAAAAAACATGTCGGGCTTTAGTGGTTCGGTAAGTGGTGGTGTGGGTACACGCCAAAACAATGGTAACCTTAACTTAAACTACAACAAAAACCGTTTTAGCTTAAGCGCCAACATTGGTGGTAACTATACCTGGCCTCAAAAATCAACCACTACGTTTAACCAATCGTTTACAAACAGTGGTAACATCAACAGTAATTCAGAAAGTACTATTAAACGTTTTGCCTCTATCGGTTCGGTAACTGCCAGTTATGATGTAAATAACTATAACAGCTTTACTTCAACCATCCGTTTAAACAAAGGTGGTTTTAATAACAGCGGCCTTACACAAACCACACAAGCTGGTTTTGCCGATCCTACACAAAATGTTGCCTACTCATCGCCAACAAGCTCACACAACTCTTTTGGCGGTTTCGACTGGAGTGCCGACTATACTCACAAGTTTAAAAAAGAAGGCCATGAGTTAACTTTCTCTGGTCAGTGGAGCCACAGTATCATCAATACAGATTACAGTAACCAGTACCTTAATACCACCCTTAAAGAAAACCAAAAGGGCAAAAACGATGGTACAAACGATGAGTATACCTTCCAGGCCGACTATACTTTGCCTGTAACCAAAGCCTTTAAATTTGAGGCCGGTGGTAAAACCATTTTAAGAAGGTTAAGCAGCGATTACGAAGTTTATAACGACCCTACTTACAGTGGTAACTATATTTTCGACAATCTTAACTCAAACACTTATGGCTACAACCAGAATGTAGTTGCGGGTTATAGCGTATTTACGGTTACATTACCTAAAGGCTACTCATTAATTGGTGGCGCACGTGTTGAAAATACCGACATTAAAGGTAACCCGACCGACAATGCTACCCAATTAAACCTGGTACCGTTTACACAAAACTATACCACTTTTATACCAAGCTTTACGGTACAAAAAGCTTTAACGCCAACATCAACCATAAAGCTGAGCTATAGCAAACGTATACAGCGCCCGAGCTTAACTTACTTGAACCCGTTCATTAACAAAGCCAACTTCCAGAGCCAAAGCGAGGGTAGCCCAAGATTATCTCCGGAGATTTCACAAACTGTAGAGTTGAACTATAACACCTTTATCGGTTCATCAATTATCAACGCATCGGTTTACTACAAACACACCGGCGACATGATCGAGAACCTTTCTAATTCTGTTATAGATGTAAACCCTACCAATGGCGATTCGGTTAACGTTACCCGTAGTAAATATGTAAACGTGGGTGTAAATAACTCGTGGGGAGCCAGCATTTTTGGTTCGGTAAACCCGGTTAAAGCCATCACACTTCGTGGTAGTATCAATGCTTATACTTACAACCCAACTCCTTATGCTTTATACACCAGCCAGCTCAGCCAATCGGGCGTGTATGTACAATATACTGCTTTCGTAAGCGTATCTGCCGATTTGGGTAAAGGTTATGTGGCCGAAGGTTTTGGCTTTACCAACTCGCCTCGCCGTACCATACAAGGTACCAGCCCAACATTTAGTATGTACGCATTTGGTGCTAAAAAACAACTTTGGAACAAGAAAGCTTCTATCGGTTTAAACACAGTTACACCGTTTAGCAAAGACAAATATTTCAAACAAAATATTTCGAATGCCAACTTCTCACAAACCAGCAGCACAGCGTTTCCATTCCGTTCGTTCGGTGTAACGTTTAGCTACAACTTTGGTAAAGTAAGCTTCACTGCCGATAAGAAAAAGATCAACAACGACGACACCAAACAAGGTGACCAGGGCGGTGGTGGTATCCCTGCCGGTGGTAACAATTAA